The following nucleotide sequence is from Deltaproteobacteria bacterium.
GAGAATCATCCAAGATCCCAACCTGAATCTCTCGCCCTTTGATATATTCCTCGATCAATATCTCTGAGCCAAAACCAAAGGCCGTCTCCATAGCCTTGGGGATCTCCTCTTCCTCGGATACAATCGCCACCCCCACGCTGGAGCCTTCCTGAGACGGTTTGACTACGATGGGCAGAGAAAAGGGAAGACTGGTAAGATCGAATTTTCTCATGCCCCCTATGGCTACAACGGTATGCCGGGGGACAGGCAGGCCATGAAGCATGAAAATCTGCCGGGAAACTACCTTGTTCATGGAAAGCGCGCTGGCCAAAACCCCTGAACCCGTGTAAGGAATGCGCATCATCTCCAAAAGTCCCTGGACTGAGCCATCTTCCCCCAGTCGCCCGTGCAGTCCGATAAAAGCTACGTCGATTTTTTTCTCCACTAAATGCTGGGCCAACTGTCGATCAGCATCAATGGGCCAAGCATCATATCCTAATTCCTGCAAGGCATTGCCAATGGCTTTTCCAGACATCAGGGAAACTTCTCTCTCTGCCGACATTCCTCCCATCAGCACGCCGATACGTTTTCCCTTGAATTCTTCCCGCCTCTCCATATCACCAACCAATGCCTACAGTGCCCATTTTTTCAATCTTCCCCGACCACCTGAATCTCCGTCTCTAACCACACACCCTTTTCCTTAAAAACTTTTTCCCGGATGATTTTAACCAGAGTTAAGATATCCCGGGCCCGAGCTTTACCGCGGTTGACGATGAAATTGGCGTGTTGCTCAGAGACTTGCGCATCGCCAATTCGGCTCCCCTTCAGACCCGCTTCCTCGACGAATCT
It contains:
- a CDS encoding D-alanine--D-alanine ligase; this encodes MERREEFKGKRIGVLMGGMSAEREVSLMSGKAIGNALQELGYDAWPIDADRQLAQHLVEKKIDVAFIGLHGRLGEDGSVQGLLEMMRIPYTGSGVLASALSMNKVVSRQIFMLHGLPVPRHTVVAIGGMRKFDLTSLPFSLPIVVKPSQEGSSVGVAIVSEEEEIPKAMETAFGFGSEILIEEYIKGREIQVGILDDSPLGAIEIVPKVQFYSYQAKYTEGLAEHLLPAPLPKDDYVRALQLGLEAHRLLGCEGATRVDLLYREETGNSGRFFILEVNTLPGMTGLSILPEIARGAGIDFPNLVERILLGARLKIPVQSLK